A genomic stretch from Streptomyces sp. QL37 includes:
- a CDS encoding ABC transporter permease, translated as MTAATTTRAPAPARSLTHSAGSLAGTRTLIRFNLRRDRVRLPVWILALFVGTASTASKYTTLYADPADRASVVTTMKSPAGLAMTGPEHYLDDYTFGSMTGHQMLGFMAVLVGLMSVLIITRHTREEEETNRAELVRSTVVGRHAHLAAALTVAVLANLALALLLAVGLGSMGIDSIDTGGSLLYGFAHAAVGVVFAGVAAVTVQITAHTRGASGTAMAVIGLAYVLRAAGDAGGDDALSWLSPIGWVQRTYPYVDDRWWPLLLCAALAVLCSGAGFVLSTRRDVGAGLRAARLGSPVASTSLTRPLGFALRLHRSVLAGFGAGLFLMGVMYGSILGSADDMLKNIDQLQEALKDIGGATMEESFASMVMVVLAVVAAVYVVMATLRPRSEENAGRVEPLLATGLSRARWAGSHLVVALAGGTVVLLLAGLGIGVAGAASAGDSGLLLKLVGAALAYAPALWVTVGVAAVLFGWLPRAASAAWAVPVYAFVVGYLGQLLRFPHWMNNVSPFGHVPQLPAAPMNWTPLAVLTLIAAALILLGLEGFRRRDLQTK; from the coding sequence GTGACCGCCGCCACCACGACCCGGGCGCCCGCGCCCGCCCGGTCCCTCACGCACAGCGCCGGCTCCCTCGCCGGCACCCGCACCCTGATCCGGTTCAACCTGCGCAGGGACCGGGTCCGGCTCCCCGTCTGGATCCTCGCCCTGTTCGTCGGGACGGCCTCCACCGCGAGCAAGTACACGACGCTGTACGCCGACCCGGCCGACCGCGCCTCCGTCGTCACCACCATGAAGAGCCCGGCCGGACTGGCCATGACAGGGCCTGAGCACTATCTCGACGACTACACCTTCGGCTCGATGACGGGCCACCAGATGCTCGGCTTCATGGCCGTGCTCGTCGGCCTCATGAGCGTCCTGATCATCACCCGCCACACCCGGGAAGAGGAGGAGACCAACCGCGCCGAGCTGGTCCGCTCCACCGTCGTCGGCCGGCACGCCCACCTGGCCGCGGCCCTGACGGTCGCGGTGCTCGCCAACCTCGCGCTGGCGCTGCTGCTGGCCGTCGGTCTCGGCTCGATGGGCATCGACTCCATCGACACCGGCGGCTCCCTGCTCTACGGCTTCGCGCACGCGGCCGTGGGCGTCGTCTTCGCGGGCGTCGCGGCGGTCACCGTCCAGATCACCGCGCACACCCGGGGCGCCTCCGGCACGGCCATGGCGGTCATCGGCCTCGCCTACGTCCTGCGGGCCGCCGGAGACGCGGGCGGCGACGACGCGCTCTCCTGGCTCTCCCCCATCGGCTGGGTCCAGCGCACCTACCCGTACGTGGACGACCGCTGGTGGCCGCTGCTGCTCTGCGCGGCACTCGCCGTCCTGTGTTCCGGCGCCGGATTCGTCCTGTCCACCCGGCGGGACGTGGGCGCCGGGCTGCGCGCGGCACGGCTCGGCAGCCCGGTCGCGTCCACGTCGCTGACCCGGCCGCTGGGCTTCGCGCTGAGGCTGCACCGCTCCGTGCTCGCCGGTTTCGGCGCCGGGCTGTTCCTGATGGGCGTGATGTACGGATCGATCCTCGGCAGCGCGGACGACATGCTGAAGAACATCGACCAGCTCCAGGAAGCGCTGAAGGACATCGGGGGCGCGACCATGGAGGAGTCGTTCGCGTCGATGGTCATGGTCGTTCTCGCCGTCGTCGCCGCCGTGTACGTGGTGATGGCCACCCTCCGGCCGAGGTCCGAGGAGAACGCGGGCCGGGTGGAGCCCCTGCTCGCGACCGGCCTGTCCCGCGCCCGCTGGGCGGGCAGCCACCTCGTCGTCGCGCTGGCGGGCGGCACGGTCGTGCTGCTCCTCGCGGGACTCGGCATCGGTGTCGCGGGGGCGGCGTCGGCCGGCGACTCCGGGCTGCTGCTGAAACTGGTGGGGGCCGCGCTGGCGTACGCCCCGGCGCTCTGGGTGACGGTCGGAGTCGCGGCCGTCCTCTTCGGCTGGCTGCCCCGGGCGGCGTCGGCGGCCTGGGCCGTGCCGGTCTACGCGTTCGTGGTCGGTTACCTGGGCCAACTGCTGCGGTTCCCGCACTGGATGAACAACGTGTCACCCTTCGGCCATGTGCCCCAGCTGCCCGCGGCCCCCATGAACTGGACGCCCCTGGCCGTGCTCACGCTGATCGCCGCCGCCCTGATCCTGCTCGGTCTGGAGGGCTTCCGGAGGCGGGACCTTCAGACCAAGTAA